A genome region from Gadus chalcogrammus isolate NIFS_2021 chromosome 5, NIFS_Gcha_1.0, whole genome shotgun sequence includes the following:
- the LOC130382990 gene encoding immunoglobulin kappa light chain-like, producing MMAFSTSAIAALMLTLQGLEAALVLTQEKTLSVNRGDNVKISCTETDSSSNYVLSWYQQKSGSPPKYLLYTTGSRASGVPSRFTTSGTRNDKTEYLLINGIQDEDEATYHCACVSCDSSTIFGGGTEVILAGSPSPPSLELMVPTQPPVPGLGGPTLVCLAKGFHPAGAALSWSEDGASVRGEEVQAGVAQRQPDGSYSLSSVLLLPSTRWRSGHTFTCHVSHSALSSPLSKSVSSQQCSL from the exons ATGATGGCTTTTTCTACTTCCGCCATCGCTGCTCTGATGCTGACCCTGCAAG GTTTGGAAGCGGCTCTCGTTTTAACCCAGGAGAAGACCCTCTCTGTGAACAGAGGAGACAATGTCAAAATATCCTGCACTGAAActgacagcagcagcaactATGTGTTGTCCTGGTACCAGCAGAAGAGTGGTTCACCGCCAAAGTATTTACTTTACACAACTGGCAGTAGGGCAAGTGGCGTTCCCAGTAGGTTTACTACTTCTGGTACAAGAAATGACAAAACAGAGTATCTACTGATTAATGGCATTCAAGATGAAGACGAGGCGACATACcactgtgcgtgtgtcagcTGTG ACTCTTCAACCATCTTTGGTGGTGGCACTGAAGTCATTCTTG ctggttccccgtccccccccagtCTGGAGCTGATGGTGCCCACCCAGCCTCCTGtcccggggctgggggggcccaCTCTGGTGTGCCTGGCTAAGGGCTTCCACCCGGCCGGGGCCGCCCTGTCCTGGTCCGAGGACGGAGCCTCTGTGAGGGGCGAGGAGGTCCAGGCGGGCGTGGCCCAGCGGCAGCCTGATGGAAGCTACTCCCTTAGCAGCGTCCTCCTGCTGCCCTCCACAAGGTGGCGCTCAGGACACACCTTCACCTGCCATGTGAGCCACTCTGCTCTCAGCAGCCCGCTGAGCAAGAGTGTGAGCAGCCAGCAGTGCTCCCTCTGA